Genomic segment of Streptomyces sp. NBC_01210:
GAGGACGACGACACCCACGGCGAGCATCAGCCGTACGAGCTCCGCGCGGAGTCGGTCCGGCCGTGAGCACCCCGAACCCACACCCGCGTCCGCTCACCCCGGCCGAACTACCGGACGGTGACACTTAGTTCCTTGTCTGCACTTCACTCTGCGGAGTGACCCAGAGGGCTGAGGACGCTGAGAAATCCGGTCGCAGAAGATGATCTGGTTCTGCAAACTCTGGGCTGTGGATCGCTTGGTGGAGATCGCAGATCGGTTGACCGAGGTCGGCGGCATCGTAGGGGTGTGTCTGGGCGGCAGCCGAGCGAGAGGAACGCATCGTCCTGACTCTGATTTCGACCTGGGCTTGTACTACCGGCCGCCGCTGGACACTGCTGCCTTGCGTACCCTCGCGTCCGAGCTGACCGGCGAGCCGGTGGAAGTGACGGAGCCAGGCGGCTGGGGACCGTGGGTGGACGGCGGGGCTTGGCTGACCATTGACGGCCGCCGCATCGACTGGATCTACCGCGATCTGGACCGGGTGCAAAAGATCTGGCAACAGTGCCAGGCGGGCCGCTTCGAGGTGGGCATTCAAACTGGCCACCCGCTGGGGATGTACTCCCACGCGTATGCCGGCGAGGTGGCCCTTGGGCGCATTCTCGCTGACCCCAGTGGTGAGC
This window contains:
- a CDS encoding nucleotidyltransferase domain-containing protein, with the protein product MIWFCKLWAVDRLVEIADRLTEVGGIVGVCLGGSRARGTHRPDSDFDLGLYYRPPLDTAALRTLASELTGEPVEVTEPGGWGPWVDGGAWLTIDGRRIDWIYRDLDRVQKIWQQCQAGRFEVGIQTGHPLGMYSHAYAGEVALGRILADPSGELQALQQETRRYPKPLREALVANAQWEAPFTLACARKGAARGDAFYVAGCLFRAVGLLAQALHAHAGCWVLNEKGAIQAAGELPTAPTDFAARANELFAVLGRTPDVLSTTLDAADELAAEVCRQLAS